The Brachyspira hyodysenteriae ATCC 27164 genome includes a window with the following:
- a CDS encoding NADH:flavin oxidoreductase/NADH oxidase has protein sequence MKPEKSNLFTPLKIGSLEIKNRVVMPPMCMYSAEDGYVNDWYIQHYATRAIGGTGLIIVEATGVLPYVSSITDGDLGIWDDKYIDGLSKLVNAIKSNGAAAGIQINHAGRKCESVKVDKIYAPTAEAFNDKYRTPVEMTKDDINEVVDAFVKAFVRAKKAGFDMVEVHAAHGYLISTFLSPLSNKRTDEYGKNRAKILEEILRKGKEAVGKDYPIQIRISSYDWREGGNTVKDFADMLKPLEAEGLFDSINVSTGAVTADGKIIPYEGYQIPFCRELKQYMKVPCIGGGLIYDPKMANMMVRNGAADAIYIGRELLRNPYWALQAARTLGIDVPFPKQYEQAKR, from the coding sequence ATGAAACCAGAAAAAAGTAATCTTTTTACACCTTTGAAAATAGGAAGCCTTGAAATAAAAAACCGTGTAGTAATGCCTCCAATGTGTATGTATTCTGCTGAGGATGGATATGTTAATGATTGGTATATTCAGCATTATGCTACAAGAGCTATAGGCGGAACAGGTTTAATCATTGTTGAAGCTACAGGAGTACTTCCTTATGTAAGTTCTATTACTGACGGAGATTTAGGTATATGGGACGATAAATATATTGATGGTTTATCTAAATTGGTAAACGCTATTAAAAGCAATGGCGCTGCTGCCGGCATACAAATAAACCATGCTGGAAGAAAGTGTGAATCTGTAAAAGTTGATAAAATTTATGCTCCTACAGCTGAAGCATTCAATGATAAATATAGAACACCTGTTGAAATGACTAAAGATGATATTAACGAGGTTGTTGATGCATTTGTTAAAGCTTTTGTAAGAGCTAAAAAAGCAGGTTTTGATATGGTAGAAGTTCATGCTGCTCATGGATATTTAATTTCTACATTCTTATCACCATTATCAAATAAGAGAACTGATGAATATGGTAAAAACAGAGCTAAAATTTTAGAAGAGATTTTAAGAAAAGGTAAAGAGGCAGTAGGTAAAGATTATCCTATACAAATAAGAATATCTTCTTACGATTGGAGAGAGGGCGGAAACACAGTAAAAGATTTTGCTGATATGTTAAAACCATTAGAAGCAGAAGGTTTATTCGATTCTATAAATGTTAGTACAGGTGCTGTTACTGCTGACGGAAAAATTATTCCTTATGAAGGATATCAAATTCCTTTCTGCCGTGAATTAAAACAATATATGAAAGTTCCTTGTATTGGCGGAGGACTTATATATGATCCTAAAATGGCTAATATGATGGTAAGAAACGGAGCTGCTGATGCTATCTATATCGGAAGAGAATTATTAAGAAATCCATATTGGGCATTGCAGGCTGCTAGAACTTTAGGTATTGATGTACCATTCCCTAAACAATATGAACAAGCTAAAAGATAA
- a CDS encoding MFS transporter yields MSNLLFIIMTLLWLSLYVYIPYQVPYLSSININSSMIGIIIGLYGAAQMFLKFPFGLLNDYVGKCKIFILLAGLLTSIGAVIRLFNLNASGFLIGGILCGISASIWTVFMVLYASYFDKSEEYKATSKSLVASVTGMFLAFLIAAFSYNKFGMKFLLYVSAVSGALVFILGIFLQDKKNSKKLSIKGLFSVIKNKRLIVFSLLAIVMQGIQMAAVISFTLNRIKELGGTDQNVGMASIVSMFFAILGAFAPSRIKNEDNIRKYIPIFFVIMALYCIAVISSSNVFIIIGSQIFGGFSSGILASLLTSESIKEIDIEKKSSAMGFFQSTYSFGIFIFPIITGKLIDIYSINIAYIVLALISFLSAATAIIYYIKNRYEKIIK; encoded by the coding sequence TCTATTATTTATCATAATGACATTATTATGGCTTTCATTATATGTTTATATACCATATCAAGTTCCTTATTTATCATCTATTAATATAAATTCATCTATGATAGGAATCATTATAGGACTTTATGGTGCAGCACAAATGTTTTTGAAATTTCCATTCGGACTTCTTAATGATTATGTAGGAAAATGCAAAATATTTATACTATTAGCAGGGCTTCTTACATCTATTGGCGCTGTAATAAGATTATTTAATTTAAATGCTTCAGGATTCTTGATCGGCGGAATTTTATGCGGAATATCTGCATCTATTTGGACGGTATTTATGGTTCTATATGCTTCTTACTTCGATAAAAGTGAAGAATATAAAGCAACAAGTAAATCTCTAGTAGCAAGCGTTACAGGCATGTTCTTGGCTTTTTTAATAGCTGCTTTTTCTTATAATAAATTTGGAATGAAGTTTCTTCTTTATGTTAGTGCTGTTTCAGGAGCATTAGTTTTTATATTGGGTATTTTTCTTCAGGATAAAAAAAATAGTAAAAAATTATCAATAAAAGGGTTATTCTCAGTAATAAAAAATAAAAGATTAATAGTATTTTCATTGCTTGCTATAGTAATGCAGGGAATACAAATGGCTGCAGTTATATCATTCACATTAAATAGAATAAAAGAACTTGGCGGAACTGATCAAAATGTCGGTATGGCATCAATAGTAAGTATGTTTTTTGCTATATTGGGAGCTTTTGCACCAAGCAGAATAAAAAATGAAGATAATATAAGAAAGTATATACCAATATTTTTTGTAATTATGGCTTTATACTGCATAGCTGTTATATCAAGCAGCAATGTATTTATTATAATAGGTTCTCAAATTTTTGGAGGATTTTCTTCAGGAATATTAGCTTCTTTGCTTACTAGTGAATCAATAAAAGAAATAGATATAGAAAAGAAATCATCAGCTATGGGATTTTTTCAATCCACATACTCTTTTGGTATTTTTATATTTCCTATAATAACAGGTAAATTAATAGATATATATTCTATAAATATAGCCTATATTGTACTTGCTTTAATTTCTTTTTTATCTGCTGCAACAGCAATTATTTATTATATAAAAAATAGATATGAAAAAATAATAAAATGA
- a CDS encoding phytoene desaturase family protein, whose protein sequence is MIKEYINMTNNNKYDIVIIGSGLGGLTSGAYLAKKGKKVLVLESHNIVGGCATVYKRKNVKFEVGLHEMDMAKKSRDGKYPILKQLGIYDRVDFVKLPQTWRIKTESTDLVIPEGYQNVMNTLEKEFPEEKGGIRKYFGGLSRIMYMIRRLPYDLKFFDFLFYPITTFPMNLYHLFTQKKLGNVLDSIIKSDKLKRILNINITYYHDNPYEFTWYYHACAQGGYYNQACFIKGGSQNLSNALADIIRENGGEVRVSSEVKKINVKGNIAEGVTYFDKRAKEEVTVNADYVIANAAPKVVYDELLPKGYEDKRINKLKNSVSLYTVYIIFKKKFTELYPNNAYSTFISTEKMLNTPFKEDAKGQRNIPVEDRNFVFVDYSTIDSGLVEEGDERSFAVLTGPSYLDEWKDLSDEDYKAKKKELAEKLIDRAEKHYPGFRDNIEYYEVATPKTIKRYIKTPEGTAYGFVQDAYLKKSRSVRVSPTVKNLHFASAWGFPGGGFTGAIMSGYLAARNILFPIKPYIVLRILLCSAFGTAVGTAHHWIPALMNLFK, encoded by the coding sequence ATGATAAAGGAGTATATAAATATGACTAACAATAACAAATACGATATAGTAATAATAGGTTCAGGATTAGGAGGATTAACTTCAGGAGCTTATTTAGCAAAAAAAGGAAAGAAAGTTTTAGTTTTAGAAAGCCACAATATAGTTGGCGGATGTGCTACAGTATATAAAAGAAAAAATGTTAAGTTTGAAGTAGGTCTTCATGAAATGGATATGGCTAAAAAAAGCAGAGATGGAAAATATCCTATATTAAAACAATTAGGTATTTATGACAGAGTTGATTTTGTTAAATTGCCTCAAACTTGGAGAATAAAAACAGAGTCTACAGATTTAGTTATACCTGAAGGTTATCAGAATGTTATGAATACATTAGAAAAAGAATTCCCAGAGGAGAAAGGCGGTATAAGAAAATATTTCGGCGGGCTTTCAAGAATTATGTATATGATAAGAAGACTTCCTTATGACTTGAAGTTTTTTGATTTCCTATTTTATCCTATAACAACATTCCCAATGAATTTATACCATTTATTTACTCAAAAGAAACTTGGAAATGTTTTGGATTCAATCATAAAAAGTGATAAGTTAAAAAGGATATTAAATATTAATATAACTTACTATCATGATAATCCTTATGAATTTACTTGGTATTATCATGCTTGTGCTCAAGGCGGATACTATAACCAAGCTTGTTTCATCAAAGGCGGAAGTCAAAACTTATCAAATGCTTTAGCTGATATAATAAGAGAAAACGGCGGAGAGGTGAGAGTTTCTTCAGAAGTTAAGAAAATAAATGTAAAAGGAAATATTGCTGAAGGTGTTACTTACTTTGACAAAAGAGCAAAAGAGGAAGTTACAGTGAATGCTGATTATGTAATAGCTAATGCTGCACCTAAAGTAGTATATGATGAGCTTCTTCCAAAAGGATATGAGGATAAGAGAATAAATAAACTTAAAAACTCTGTATCATTATACACAGTTTACATAATATTTAAGAAGAAATTTACAGAGCTTTATCCTAACAATGCATACTCTACTTTTATAAGTACAGAAAAAATGTTGAATACTCCATTTAAAGAAGATGCTAAAGGACAAAGAAACATACCAGTAGAAGATAGAAACTTTGTATTTGTTGATTATTCTACAATAGACAGTGGACTTGTAGAAGAAGGTGATGAACGTTCATTTGCTGTATTGACAGGGCCTTCATATTTAGATGAATGGAAAGATTTAAGCGATGAAGATTATAAAGCTAAAAAGAAAGAATTAGCAGAAAAATTGATAGACAGAGCAGAAAAGCATTATCCGGGATTCAGAGATAATATTGAGTACTATGAAGTTGCTACACCAAAAACAATAAAGAGATATATTAAAACTCCAGAGGGCACAGCTTATGGATTTGTTCAGGATGCTTATTTGAAAAAGAGCCGTTCTGTGAGAGTATCTCCTACAGTTAAGAATTTACATTTTGCTAGTGCTTGGGGATTTCCTGGCGGAGGATTTACAGGTGCTATAATGAGCGGATATTTGGCAGCAAGAAATATATTATTCCCTATAAAACCTTATATAGTGTTGAGAATACTTCTTTGTTCAGCATTCGGAACTGCTGTGGGTACTGCTCATCATTGGATTCCTGCTTTGATGAACTTGTTTAAGTAA
- a CDS encoding flavodoxin domain-containing protein, whose protein sequence is MSNKIAVLYKSKYGTTRTYAKWIADKVHGDLYSIDNVTFQNLDTYDFIVFAGALYAGKLSSAKGIKKFYKKLKGRKNLYCVIVGLTNPEDKETYNNAINQNFKSDEKEYMKFYFLRGSIDFDKLKLHHALMMYMLKRIISAKSIKTEDEKALLENYGKKIDFLNKTSVEEIVLDIKNKNKELQNK, encoded by the coding sequence ATGTCAAATAAAATTGCTGTGCTTTATAAAAGTAAATATGGAACTACAAGAACTTATGCTAAGTGGATAGCTGATAAAGTTCATGGGGATCTTTATAGTATTGATAATGTAACTTTTCAAAATTTAGATACTTATGATTTTATTGTTTTTGCCGGGGCCTTGTATGCGGGTAAGCTTTCATCAGCTAAAGGTATAAAAAAATTCTATAAAAAATTAAAAGGCAGAAAGAATTTATATTGTGTGATAGTTGGACTTACCAATCCTGAAGATAAAGAAACATATAATAATGCAATTAATCAAAATTTTAAATCAGATGAAAAAGAATATATGAAATTTTATTTTTTGCGTGGAAGTATAGATTTTGATAAATTGAAACTTCATCATGCATTGATGATGTATATGCTTAAAAGAATAATATCTGCCAAATCAATAAAAACAGAAGATGAAAAAGCATTATTAGAAAATTATGGAAAAAAAATAGATTTTCTCAATAAAACTTCTGTTGAAGAAATAGTGTTGGATATAAAAAATAAAAATAAAGAACTTCAAAATAAATAA
- a CDS encoding DUF2147 domain-containing protein, translated as MKNKIITILILTMISSIMAFGQNADDIVGLWYSQADAKNRVSVVQIYKENNKYYAYSFAYQNSTDTVNDVNNPKAELRNLPLKGLVYLYDLEFSKGEWKGGKIYNPEQGKIYNAKASLSDNKQELKIKATIDGAGLFGKTLTWKKVPSNEVSKYTPLNKSELRKLN; from the coding sequence ATGAAAAATAAAATCATAACAATACTAATTCTTACAATGATATCAAGTATAATGGCTTTTGGACAAAATGCTGATGATATAGTTGGATTATGGTACAGTCAGGCTGATGCTAAAAATAGAGTTTCTGTAGTTCAAATTTATAAAGAGAATAATAAATACTATGCCTATTCATTTGCCTATCAGAATTCTACTGATACTGTGAATGATGTTAATAATCCTAAAGCAGAATTAAGAAACTTGCCTTTAAAAGGACTTGTATATTTATATGATTTAGAGTTTTCAAAAGGCGAATGGAAAGGCGGTAAAATATATAATCCTGAACAGGGCAAAATATATAATGCCAAAGCAAGCCTTTCAGATAATAAACAAGAGTTAAAAATAAAAGCTACTATAGACGGAGCCGGACTTTTTGGTAAAACTCTTACTTGGAAGAAAGTGCCTAGCAATGAAGTTTCTAAATATACGCCATTAAATAAAAGTGAATTAAGAAAACTTAATTAA
- a CDS encoding DMT family transporter, producing the protein MSENNKTNNNTGYIFAILAVIIWSGNFVAARFLVNLTPIEISFYRWLVTLLVLTPFCIKKLLDTIKYIKGIWIQVIILSILSVTLFNTFVYMAAHTSNATNMSLLATLSPIVIALISRIVWKTKLTIYQKIGLLAVIVGVVILITKGSIEILMKLQFAIGDFYMLIAVIIFSIYTLILRIKPKEMPHHIFFYLMVIIGFIPLMAAMIYLYISNNAHTLNMQTGLILLYVGVFPSALGFIFWNIAIARIGAIKGAIIYDSVPFFSSLEAVILLNEKLLLSQVLGGILILLGIIYSSIGDKITDQIKNRK; encoded by the coding sequence ATGTCAGAAAACAATAAAACAAATAATAATACAGGTTATATATTTGCAATACTAGCAGTTATTATATGGAGTGGAAATTTTGTAGCAGCTAGATTTCTTGTGAATTTAACACCAATAGAAATTTCATTTTACAGATGGCTTGTTACTCTTTTAGTATTGACTCCATTTTGTATAAAAAAGCTGTTAGATACTATAAAATATATAAAAGGAATATGGATACAAGTTATAATATTATCAATACTTAGTGTTACTTTATTCAATACATTTGTATACATGGCTGCACATACAAGTAATGCAACAAATATGTCTTTGCTTGCTACTTTATCTCCTATAGTAATAGCATTAATTAGCAGAATTGTATGGAAAACAAAATTGACTATATATCAGAAAATAGGATTATTAGCTGTAATAGTAGGAGTTGTTATTTTAATTACTAAAGGAAGCATAGAAATTCTTATGAAACTGCAATTTGCTATAGGTGATTTTTATATGCTTATAGCTGTTATAATATTTTCAATATATACTTTAATTTTAAGAATAAAACCTAAAGAAATGCCTCATCATATTTTCTTTTATCTTATGGTTATTATAGGATTTATACCTTTAATGGCAGCAATGATATATTTGTATATTTCTAATAATGCCCATACTTTAAATATGCAAACAGGATTAATACTTTTATATGTAGGTGTTTTTCCATCTGCATTAGGATTTATATTTTGGAATATAGCCATTGCAAGAATAGGAGCAATAAAAGGAGCTATAATATATGATTCTGTTCCTTTCTTTTCATCTTTGGAAGCTGTTATACTTCTCAATGAAAAATTATTATTATCTCAGGTATTAGGAGGAATATTAATACTTCTTGGCATAATATACAGCAGCATAGGCGACAAGATAACAGATCAAATAAAAAATAGAAAATAA
- a CDS encoding DUF2147 domain-containing protein, with protein MKKKFLFVSALLMFSVLALNAQDVKANDIVGLWYAEKDSLGRIPVVEIYEEGGKYYGYSFAYKESYYGPDSLDEKNPNPQLRKLPLKGLVYIMGLSFDKKEWNGGKIYNPYDGKTYNGKISIDKEGRLILRGSIDKSGVFGKSMKWTRVPYSDKSRFTPLKRSELRKLN; from the coding sequence ATGAAGAAAAAATTTTTGTTTGTTTCAGCATTATTAATGTTTTCAGTATTAGCTTTGAATGCTCAAGATGTCAAAGCTAATGATATAGTAGGATTATGGTATGCTGAAAAAGATTCTCTAGGAAGAATTCCTGTTGTAGAGATTTATGAAGAGGGCGGAAAGTATTATGGTTATTCTTTTGCTTATAAGGAATCTTATTATGGACCAGATAGTTTGGATGAAAAAAATCCTAATCCTCAGCTTAGAAAACTTCCATTAAAAGGATTAGTGTATATTATGGGATTATCTTTTGATAAAAAAGAATGGAATGGAGGAAAAATATATAATCCTTATGACGGTAAAACTTACAATGGTAAAATATCTATAGACAAAGAAGGAAGACTTATTTTAAGAGGATCTATTGATAAGTCCGGAGTTTTTGGAAAATCTATGAAATGGACTAGAGTTCCTTATTCTGACAAATCAAGATTTACACCGCTTAAAAGATCAGAATTAAGAAAACTTAATTAA